From Agelaius phoeniceus isolate bAgePho1 chromosome 19, bAgePho1.hap1, whole genome shotgun sequence, a single genomic window includes:
- the TMC6 gene encoding transmembrane channel-like protein 6 isoform X2: MSQPPSITLHVPEGSESDGQEPSPDNERALHTSFHQLILEQSSLIEAGLELEMQERARESPAYLAVPEACAMAWPEPRQGEEHPSHSSASLQILASMPSRTIGRSLGAIISQYCNRTARLRRQSSRPPLQQLCRAARPSLRHYDLETDPSRATLQEKRHLLVKELLSLSPSQCSHMLLTMPLGLAEKRILRRQLSGQRGPVRQRARGWAPSSPCARSRVCVGLVSQRHGSAQRLGGLSAGSSPTALPCSSPQGCRGLWYRLLSLLRAAQPGHYALKQIGGRFGSSVLSYFLFLKTLLMLNFFSFFILLAFVVVLQAVYPAASVSPQPFTGLELLTGAGCFTHSLLYYGYYSNTTLNDPCTSSPEGSVCPLPAPLLPYNLPLAYLFSVGVSFLVTCILLVYSVSRSFRESVKSSTGDLAIKVFCAWDFKVIQRRSVKLQCENICTQLKELLAERRSRSRSQSRCQRLGHGLVVLLAWLLALGWVSGCVLAVHYLLEHMHTVQQEQQAQGSGRWQQEAILLVLPLVVSFLNALMPHLFNLLAMWEKQDSPVTQVSVAIFRNLILKTVILSLLCYHWLSRSVICSTEECWETCVGQELYRFTVMDFIFTLLDTLFGELIWRLILEKRLKTKQRPEFDIARNVLELIYGQTLIWLGVLFAPLLPAVQMLKLLLLFYIKKTSLLRNCQSPSKPWQASRMSTVFITLLCFPSFLGAAAFLSYTIWSMQPSETCGPFRGLETIYESGKRWVLVLEKSNPNITWFAWVYQHLLENTCLLFFLSVALIAVIYFNIQVVRGRQRVICLLQEQIANEGEDKLFLMQKLRSVYEQRGRRS, from the exons ATGTCCCAGCCGCCCTCCATCACCCTGCACGTCCCCGAGGGCTCCGAGAGCGATGG CCAGGAGCCCAGTCCGGACAACGAGAGAGCCCTGCACACCTCATTCCACCAGCTcatcctggagcagagcagcttgaTCGAGGCAGGTCTGGAGCTGGAGATGCAGGAGAGGGCCAGAG AGTCCCCAGCCTACCTGGCTGTTCCAGAagcctgtgccatggcctggccAGAGCCCAGGCAAGGTGAGGAGCACCCCAGCCactcctctgcctccctgcagATCTTGGCCAGCATGCCCAGCCGCACCATTG GACGCAGCCTCGGGGCCATCATCTCGCAGTACTGCAACCGCACGGCGCGGCTGCGGCGCCAGAGCAGCCGCccgcccctgcagcagctctgccgtGCAGCACGGCCCAGCCTGCGCCACTACGACCTGGAGACCGACCCCAGCAGGGCCACGCTGCAAG AGAAGCGGCACCTGCTGGtgaaggagctgctgagccTCTCGCCCAGCCAGTGCAGCCACATGCTGCTCACCATGCCCCTCGGCCTGGCGGAGAAACGCATCCTCCG GCGGCAGCTGAGCGGGCAGAGGGGCCCAGTGAGGCAGCGCgcccgtggctgggccccctcCTCACCCTGTGCTCGGTCCAGGGTCTGCGTCGGCCTCGTAAGTCAGAGGCACGGATCTGCACAGAGGCTGGGAGGGCTCagtgcaggctccagccccactgctctCCCATgttcctctccccagggctgccgagGTCTCTGGTacaggctcctgtccctgctccgcGCTGCGCAGCCCGGGCACTATGCCCTGAAGCAGATTGGTGGCCGCTTTGGCTCCAGTGTCCTGTCCTACTTTCTCTTCCTCAAGACACTCCTTATGTTGAACTTCTTTTCATTCTTCATCCTCCTGGCCTTCGTGGTGGTCCTGCAGGCCGTGTACCCTGCTGCATCCgtgagcccccagcccttcactggcctggagctgctcacaggAGCG ggctgcttcACTCACTCGCTGCTGTACTATGGCTACTACAGCAACACCACCCTGAACGACCCCTGCACCTCCAGTCCTGAGGGCAGTGTgtgccccctcccagcccccctGCTCCCCTACAACCTGCCGCTGGCCTACCTGTTCAGTGTTGGGGTCTCCTTCCTTGTCACCTGCATCCTGCTGGTGTACAG TGTGTCCCGCTCTTTTCGGGAGAGTGTGAAGAGCTCCACAGGGGACTTGGCCATCAAGGTCTTCTGTGCCTGGGACTTCAAGGTGATCCAGAGGCGCTCGGTGAAGCTGCAGTGCGAGAACATCTGCACCCAGCTGAAG gagctgctggcggagcgccgctcccgctcccgctcccagAGCCGGTGCCAGCGCCTGGGGCACggcctggtggtgctgctggcctggctgctggccctgggctgggtGTCGGGCTGCGTGCTGGCTGTGCACTACCTCTTGGAGCACATGCACACG gttcagcaggagcagcaagcacagggcagtggcagATGGCAGCAAGAAGCCATTCTGCTGGTCCTGCCCCTTGTGGTGTCCTTCCTCAATGCCTTGATGCCCCACCTGTTCAACTTGCTGGCGATGTGGGAGAAGCAGGACTCCCCAGTGACACAGGTCTCCGTGGCCATCTTCAG GAACCTCATCCTGAAGACAGTGATTCTCAGCCTGCTGTGCTACCACTGGCTCAGCCGGAGCGTCATCTGCTCAACAGAGGAG tgctgggagacgTGTGTGGGGCAGGAGCTGTATCGCTTCACGGTGATGGATTTCATATTCACCCTGCTGGACACGCTCTTTGGGGAGCTGATCTGGAG GCTGATTCtggagaagaggctgaagaCAAAGCAGAGGCCGGAGTTTGACATCGCCCGAAATGTGCTGGAGCTGATCTATGGGCAGACCCTGATCTG gctgggtGTTCTCTTCGCTCCACTCCTGCCAGCTGTGCAGatgctgaagctgctgctgttgttctATATCAAAAAG ACCAGCCTGCTGCGGAACTGCCAGTCCCCCAGCAAGCCCTGGCAGGCCTCACGCATGAGCACCGTGTTCATCACTCTGCTGTGCTTCCCCTCCTTCTTGGGTGCAGCTGCCTTCCTCTCCTACACCATCTGGTC GATGCAGCCATCAGAAACCTGCGGTCCCTTCCGGGGGCTGGAAACCATCTACGAGTCAGGGAAGAGGTGGGTGCTAGTGCTGGAGAAGTCCAACCCCAACATCACCTGGTTTGCCTGGGTCTACCAGCACCTGTTGGAGAACACATGCCTCCTGTTCTTCCTGTCTGTGGCCCTGAT AGCTGTGATCTACTTCAACATCCAGGTGGTGAGAGGCCGCCAGAGGGTCAtctgcctgctccaggagcagatTGCCAAT GAAGGGGAGGATAAGCTGTTTCTCATGCAGAAGCTGCGCTCCGTGTACGAGCAGAGAGGCAGGCGTTCCTGA
- the TMC6 gene encoding transmembrane channel-like protein 6 isoform X4, protein MSQPPSITLHVPEGSESDGQEPSPDNERALHTSFHQLILEQSSLIEAGLELEMQERARESPAYLAVPEACAMAWPEPRQGEEHPSHSSASLQILASMPSRTIGRSLGAIISQYCNRTARLRRQSSRPPLQQLCRAARPSLRHYDLETDPSRATLQEKRHLLVKELLSLSPSQCSHMLLTMPLGLAEKRILRRQLSGQRGPVRQRARGWAPSSPCARSRVCVGLGCRGLWYRLLSLLRAAQPGHYALKQIGGRFGSSVLSYFLFLKTLLMLNFFSFFILLAFVVVLQAVYPAASVSPQPFTGLELLTGAGCFTHSLLYYGYYSNTTLNDPCTSSPEGSVCPLPAPLLPYNLPLAYLFSVGVSFLVTCILLVYSVSRSFRESVKSSTGDLAIKVFCAWDFKVIQRRSVKLQCENICTQLKELLAERRSRSRSQSRCQRLGHGLVVLLAWLLALGWVSGCVLAVHYLLEHMHTVQQEQQAQGSGRWQQEAILLVLPLVVSFLNALMPHLFNLLAMWEKQDSPVTQVSVAIFRNLILKTVILSLLCYHWLSRSVICSTEECWETCVGQELYRFTVMDFIFTLLDTLFGELIWRLILEKRLKTKQRPEFDIARNVLELIYGQTLIWLGVLFAPLLPAVQMLKLLLLFYIKKTSLLRNCQSPSKPWQASRMSTVFITLLCFPSFLGAAAFLSYTIWSMQPSETCGPFRGLETIYESGKRWVLVLEKSNPNITWFAWVYQHLLENTCLLFFLSVALIAVIYFNIQVVRGRQRVICLLQEQIANEGEDKLFLMQKLRSVYEQRGRRS, encoded by the exons ATGTCCCAGCCGCCCTCCATCACCCTGCACGTCCCCGAGGGCTCCGAGAGCGATGG CCAGGAGCCCAGTCCGGACAACGAGAGAGCCCTGCACACCTCATTCCACCAGCTcatcctggagcagagcagcttgaTCGAGGCAGGTCTGGAGCTGGAGATGCAGGAGAGGGCCAGAG AGTCCCCAGCCTACCTGGCTGTTCCAGAagcctgtgccatggcctggccAGAGCCCAGGCAAGGTGAGGAGCACCCCAGCCactcctctgcctccctgcagATCTTGGCCAGCATGCCCAGCCGCACCATTG GACGCAGCCTCGGGGCCATCATCTCGCAGTACTGCAACCGCACGGCGCGGCTGCGGCGCCAGAGCAGCCGCccgcccctgcagcagctctgccgtGCAGCACGGCCCAGCCTGCGCCACTACGACCTGGAGACCGACCCCAGCAGGGCCACGCTGCAAG AGAAGCGGCACCTGCTGGtgaaggagctgctgagccTCTCGCCCAGCCAGTGCAGCCACATGCTGCTCACCATGCCCCTCGGCCTGGCGGAGAAACGCATCCTCCG GCGGCAGCTGAGCGGGCAGAGGGGCCCAGTGAGGCAGCGCgcccgtggctgggccccctcCTCACCCTGTGCTCGGTCCAGGGTCTGCGTCGGCCTC ggctgccgagGTCTCTGGTacaggctcctgtccctgctccgcGCTGCGCAGCCCGGGCACTATGCCCTGAAGCAGATTGGTGGCCGCTTTGGCTCCAGTGTCCTGTCCTACTTTCTCTTCCTCAAGACACTCCTTATGTTGAACTTCTTTTCATTCTTCATCCTCCTGGCCTTCGTGGTGGTCCTGCAGGCCGTGTACCCTGCTGCATCCgtgagcccccagcccttcactggcctggagctgctcacaggAGCG ggctgcttcACTCACTCGCTGCTGTACTATGGCTACTACAGCAACACCACCCTGAACGACCCCTGCACCTCCAGTCCTGAGGGCAGTGTgtgccccctcccagcccccctGCTCCCCTACAACCTGCCGCTGGCCTACCTGTTCAGTGTTGGGGTCTCCTTCCTTGTCACCTGCATCCTGCTGGTGTACAG TGTGTCCCGCTCTTTTCGGGAGAGTGTGAAGAGCTCCACAGGGGACTTGGCCATCAAGGTCTTCTGTGCCTGGGACTTCAAGGTGATCCAGAGGCGCTCGGTGAAGCTGCAGTGCGAGAACATCTGCACCCAGCTGAAG gagctgctggcggagcgccgctcccgctcccgctcccagAGCCGGTGCCAGCGCCTGGGGCACggcctggtggtgctgctggcctggctgctggccctgggctgggtGTCGGGCTGCGTGCTGGCTGTGCACTACCTCTTGGAGCACATGCACACG gttcagcaggagcagcaagcacagggcagtggcagATGGCAGCAAGAAGCCATTCTGCTGGTCCTGCCCCTTGTGGTGTCCTTCCTCAATGCCTTGATGCCCCACCTGTTCAACTTGCTGGCGATGTGGGAGAAGCAGGACTCCCCAGTGACACAGGTCTCCGTGGCCATCTTCAG GAACCTCATCCTGAAGACAGTGATTCTCAGCCTGCTGTGCTACCACTGGCTCAGCCGGAGCGTCATCTGCTCAACAGAGGAG tgctgggagacgTGTGTGGGGCAGGAGCTGTATCGCTTCACGGTGATGGATTTCATATTCACCCTGCTGGACACGCTCTTTGGGGAGCTGATCTGGAG GCTGATTCtggagaagaggctgaagaCAAAGCAGAGGCCGGAGTTTGACATCGCCCGAAATGTGCTGGAGCTGATCTATGGGCAGACCCTGATCTG gctgggtGTTCTCTTCGCTCCACTCCTGCCAGCTGTGCAGatgctgaagctgctgctgttgttctATATCAAAAAG ACCAGCCTGCTGCGGAACTGCCAGTCCCCCAGCAAGCCCTGGCAGGCCTCACGCATGAGCACCGTGTTCATCACTCTGCTGTGCTTCCCCTCCTTCTTGGGTGCAGCTGCCTTCCTCTCCTACACCATCTGGTC GATGCAGCCATCAGAAACCTGCGGTCCCTTCCGGGGGCTGGAAACCATCTACGAGTCAGGGAAGAGGTGGGTGCTAGTGCTGGAGAAGTCCAACCCCAACATCACCTGGTTTGCCTGGGTCTACCAGCACCTGTTGGAGAACACATGCCTCCTGTTCTTCCTGTCTGTGGCCCTGAT AGCTGTGATCTACTTCAACATCCAGGTGGTGAGAGGCCGCCAGAGGGTCAtctgcctgctccaggagcagatTGCCAAT GAAGGGGAGGATAAGCTGTTTCTCATGCAGAAGCTGCGCTCCGTGTACGAGCAGAGAGGCAGGCGTTCCTGA
- the TMC6 gene encoding transmembrane channel-like protein 6 isoform X1: protein MGECDLPRCPAVPRYDGLRPSVLQAPGVRATVCLRSFSQEPSPDNERALHTSFHQLILEQSSLIEAGLELEMQERARESPAYLAVPEACAMAWPEPRQGEEHPSHSSASLQILASMPSRTIGRSLGAIISQYCNRTARLRRQSSRPPLQQLCRAARPSLRHYDLETDPSRATLQEKRHLLVKELLSLSPSQCSHMLLTMPLGLAEKRILRRQLSGQRGPVRQRARGWAPSSPCARSRVCVGLVSQRHGSAQRLGGLSAGSSPTALPCSSPQGCRGLWYRLLSLLRAAQPGHYALKQIGGRFGSSVLSYFLFLKTLLMLNFFSFFILLAFVVVLQAVYPAASVSPQPFTGLELLTGAGCFTHSLLYYGYYSNTTLNDPCTSSPEGSVCPLPAPLLPYNLPLAYLFSVGVSFLVTCILLVYSVSRSFRESVKSSTGDLAIKVFCAWDFKVIQRRSVKLQCENICTQLKELLAERRSRSRSQSRCQRLGHGLVVLLAWLLALGWVSGCVLAVHYLLEHMHTVQQEQQAQGSGRWQQEAILLVLPLVVSFLNALMPHLFNLLAMWEKQDSPVTQVSVAIFRNLILKTVILSLLCYHWLSRSVICSTEECWETCVGQELYRFTVMDFIFTLLDTLFGELIWRLILEKRLKTKQRPEFDIARNVLELIYGQTLIWLGVLFAPLLPAVQMLKLLLLFYIKKTSLLRNCQSPSKPWQASRMSTVFITLLCFPSFLGAAAFLSYTIWSMQPSETCGPFRGLETIYESGKRWVLVLEKSNPNITWFAWVYQHLLENTCLLFFLSVALIAVIYFNIQVVRGRQRVICLLQEQIANEGEDKLFLMQKLRSVYEQRGRRS, encoded by the exons ATGGGTGAGTGTGACCTCCCCCGCTGCCCTGCCGTGCCCAGGTACGATGGGCTACGACCTAGCGTCCTGCAGGCTCCAGGTGTCCGTGCCACCGTGTGCCTGCGTTCCTTCAGCCAGGAGCCCAGTCCGGACAACGAGAGAGCCCTGCACACCTCATTCCACCAGCTcatcctggagcagagcagcttgaTCGAGGCAGGTCTGGAGCTGGAGATGCAGGAGAGGGCCAGAG AGTCCCCAGCCTACCTGGCTGTTCCAGAagcctgtgccatggcctggccAGAGCCCAGGCAAGGTGAGGAGCACCCCAGCCactcctctgcctccctgcagATCTTGGCCAGCATGCCCAGCCGCACCATTG GACGCAGCCTCGGGGCCATCATCTCGCAGTACTGCAACCGCACGGCGCGGCTGCGGCGCCAGAGCAGCCGCccgcccctgcagcagctctgccgtGCAGCACGGCCCAGCCTGCGCCACTACGACCTGGAGACCGACCCCAGCAGGGCCACGCTGCAAG AGAAGCGGCACCTGCTGGtgaaggagctgctgagccTCTCGCCCAGCCAGTGCAGCCACATGCTGCTCACCATGCCCCTCGGCCTGGCGGAGAAACGCATCCTCCG GCGGCAGCTGAGCGGGCAGAGGGGCCCAGTGAGGCAGCGCgcccgtggctgggccccctcCTCACCCTGTGCTCGGTCCAGGGTCTGCGTCGGCCTCGTAAGTCAGAGGCACGGATCTGCACAGAGGCTGGGAGGGCTCagtgcaggctccagccccactgctctCCCATgttcctctccccagggctgccgagGTCTCTGGTacaggctcctgtccctgctccgcGCTGCGCAGCCCGGGCACTATGCCCTGAAGCAGATTGGTGGCCGCTTTGGCTCCAGTGTCCTGTCCTACTTTCTCTTCCTCAAGACACTCCTTATGTTGAACTTCTTTTCATTCTTCATCCTCCTGGCCTTCGTGGTGGTCCTGCAGGCCGTGTACCCTGCTGCATCCgtgagcccccagcccttcactggcctggagctgctcacaggAGCG ggctgcttcACTCACTCGCTGCTGTACTATGGCTACTACAGCAACACCACCCTGAACGACCCCTGCACCTCCAGTCCTGAGGGCAGTGTgtgccccctcccagcccccctGCTCCCCTACAACCTGCCGCTGGCCTACCTGTTCAGTGTTGGGGTCTCCTTCCTTGTCACCTGCATCCTGCTGGTGTACAG TGTGTCCCGCTCTTTTCGGGAGAGTGTGAAGAGCTCCACAGGGGACTTGGCCATCAAGGTCTTCTGTGCCTGGGACTTCAAGGTGATCCAGAGGCGCTCGGTGAAGCTGCAGTGCGAGAACATCTGCACCCAGCTGAAG gagctgctggcggagcgccgctcccgctcccgctcccagAGCCGGTGCCAGCGCCTGGGGCACggcctggtggtgctgctggcctggctgctggccctgggctgggtGTCGGGCTGCGTGCTGGCTGTGCACTACCTCTTGGAGCACATGCACACG gttcagcaggagcagcaagcacagggcagtggcagATGGCAGCAAGAAGCCATTCTGCTGGTCCTGCCCCTTGTGGTGTCCTTCCTCAATGCCTTGATGCCCCACCTGTTCAACTTGCTGGCGATGTGGGAGAAGCAGGACTCCCCAGTGACACAGGTCTCCGTGGCCATCTTCAG GAACCTCATCCTGAAGACAGTGATTCTCAGCCTGCTGTGCTACCACTGGCTCAGCCGGAGCGTCATCTGCTCAACAGAGGAG tgctgggagacgTGTGTGGGGCAGGAGCTGTATCGCTTCACGGTGATGGATTTCATATTCACCCTGCTGGACACGCTCTTTGGGGAGCTGATCTGGAG GCTGATTCtggagaagaggctgaagaCAAAGCAGAGGCCGGAGTTTGACATCGCCCGAAATGTGCTGGAGCTGATCTATGGGCAGACCCTGATCTG gctgggtGTTCTCTTCGCTCCACTCCTGCCAGCTGTGCAGatgctgaagctgctgctgttgttctATATCAAAAAG ACCAGCCTGCTGCGGAACTGCCAGTCCCCCAGCAAGCCCTGGCAGGCCTCACGCATGAGCACCGTGTTCATCACTCTGCTGTGCTTCCCCTCCTTCTTGGGTGCAGCTGCCTTCCTCTCCTACACCATCTGGTC GATGCAGCCATCAGAAACCTGCGGTCCCTTCCGGGGGCTGGAAACCATCTACGAGTCAGGGAAGAGGTGGGTGCTAGTGCTGGAGAAGTCCAACCCCAACATCACCTGGTTTGCCTGGGTCTACCAGCACCTGTTGGAGAACACATGCCTCCTGTTCTTCCTGTCTGTGGCCCTGAT AGCTGTGATCTACTTCAACATCCAGGTGGTGAGAGGCCGCCAGAGGGTCAtctgcctgctccaggagcagatTGCCAAT GAAGGGGAGGATAAGCTGTTTCTCATGCAGAAGCTGCGCTCCGTGTACGAGCAGAGAGGCAGGCGTTCCTGA
- the TMC6 gene encoding transmembrane channel-like protein 6 isoform X3: MGECDLPRCPAVPRYDGLRPSVLQAPGVRATVCLRSFSQEPSPDNERALHTSFHQLILEQSSLIEAGLELEMQERARESPAYLAVPEACAMAWPEPRQGEEHPSHSSASLQILASMPSRTIGRSLGAIISQYCNRTARLRRQSSRPPLQQLCRAARPSLRHYDLETDPSRATLQEKRHLLVKELLSLSPSQCSHMLLTMPLGLAEKRILRRQLSGQRGPVRQRARGWAPSSPCARSRVCVGLGCRGLWYRLLSLLRAAQPGHYALKQIGGRFGSSVLSYFLFLKTLLMLNFFSFFILLAFVVVLQAVYPAASVSPQPFTGLELLTGAGCFTHSLLYYGYYSNTTLNDPCTSSPEGSVCPLPAPLLPYNLPLAYLFSVGVSFLVTCILLVYSVSRSFRESVKSSTGDLAIKVFCAWDFKVIQRRSVKLQCENICTQLKELLAERRSRSRSQSRCQRLGHGLVVLLAWLLALGWVSGCVLAVHYLLEHMHTVQQEQQAQGSGRWQQEAILLVLPLVVSFLNALMPHLFNLLAMWEKQDSPVTQVSVAIFRNLILKTVILSLLCYHWLSRSVICSTEECWETCVGQELYRFTVMDFIFTLLDTLFGELIWRLILEKRLKTKQRPEFDIARNVLELIYGQTLIWLGVLFAPLLPAVQMLKLLLLFYIKKTSLLRNCQSPSKPWQASRMSTVFITLLCFPSFLGAAAFLSYTIWSMQPSETCGPFRGLETIYESGKRWVLVLEKSNPNITWFAWVYQHLLENTCLLFFLSVALIAVIYFNIQVVRGRQRVICLLQEQIANEGEDKLFLMQKLRSVYEQRGRRS; the protein is encoded by the exons ATGGGTGAGTGTGACCTCCCCCGCTGCCCTGCCGTGCCCAGGTACGATGGGCTACGACCTAGCGTCCTGCAGGCTCCAGGTGTCCGTGCCACCGTGTGCCTGCGTTCCTTCAGCCAGGAGCCCAGTCCGGACAACGAGAGAGCCCTGCACACCTCATTCCACCAGCTcatcctggagcagagcagcttgaTCGAGGCAGGTCTGGAGCTGGAGATGCAGGAGAGGGCCAGAG AGTCCCCAGCCTACCTGGCTGTTCCAGAagcctgtgccatggcctggccAGAGCCCAGGCAAGGTGAGGAGCACCCCAGCCactcctctgcctccctgcagATCTTGGCCAGCATGCCCAGCCGCACCATTG GACGCAGCCTCGGGGCCATCATCTCGCAGTACTGCAACCGCACGGCGCGGCTGCGGCGCCAGAGCAGCCGCccgcccctgcagcagctctgccgtGCAGCACGGCCCAGCCTGCGCCACTACGACCTGGAGACCGACCCCAGCAGGGCCACGCTGCAAG AGAAGCGGCACCTGCTGGtgaaggagctgctgagccTCTCGCCCAGCCAGTGCAGCCACATGCTGCTCACCATGCCCCTCGGCCTGGCGGAGAAACGCATCCTCCG GCGGCAGCTGAGCGGGCAGAGGGGCCCAGTGAGGCAGCGCgcccgtggctgggccccctcCTCACCCTGTGCTCGGTCCAGGGTCTGCGTCGGCCTC ggctgccgagGTCTCTGGTacaggctcctgtccctgctccgcGCTGCGCAGCCCGGGCACTATGCCCTGAAGCAGATTGGTGGCCGCTTTGGCTCCAGTGTCCTGTCCTACTTTCTCTTCCTCAAGACACTCCTTATGTTGAACTTCTTTTCATTCTTCATCCTCCTGGCCTTCGTGGTGGTCCTGCAGGCCGTGTACCCTGCTGCATCCgtgagcccccagcccttcactggcctggagctgctcacaggAGCG ggctgcttcACTCACTCGCTGCTGTACTATGGCTACTACAGCAACACCACCCTGAACGACCCCTGCACCTCCAGTCCTGAGGGCAGTGTgtgccccctcccagcccccctGCTCCCCTACAACCTGCCGCTGGCCTACCTGTTCAGTGTTGGGGTCTCCTTCCTTGTCACCTGCATCCTGCTGGTGTACAG TGTGTCCCGCTCTTTTCGGGAGAGTGTGAAGAGCTCCACAGGGGACTTGGCCATCAAGGTCTTCTGTGCCTGGGACTTCAAGGTGATCCAGAGGCGCTCGGTGAAGCTGCAGTGCGAGAACATCTGCACCCAGCTGAAG gagctgctggcggagcgccgctcccgctcccgctcccagAGCCGGTGCCAGCGCCTGGGGCACggcctggtggtgctgctggcctggctgctggccctgggctgggtGTCGGGCTGCGTGCTGGCTGTGCACTACCTCTTGGAGCACATGCACACG gttcagcaggagcagcaagcacagggcagtggcagATGGCAGCAAGAAGCCATTCTGCTGGTCCTGCCCCTTGTGGTGTCCTTCCTCAATGCCTTGATGCCCCACCTGTTCAACTTGCTGGCGATGTGGGAGAAGCAGGACTCCCCAGTGACACAGGTCTCCGTGGCCATCTTCAG GAACCTCATCCTGAAGACAGTGATTCTCAGCCTGCTGTGCTACCACTGGCTCAGCCGGAGCGTCATCTGCTCAACAGAGGAG tgctgggagacgTGTGTGGGGCAGGAGCTGTATCGCTTCACGGTGATGGATTTCATATTCACCCTGCTGGACACGCTCTTTGGGGAGCTGATCTGGAG GCTGATTCtggagaagaggctgaagaCAAAGCAGAGGCCGGAGTTTGACATCGCCCGAAATGTGCTGGAGCTGATCTATGGGCAGACCCTGATCTG gctgggtGTTCTCTTCGCTCCACTCCTGCCAGCTGTGCAGatgctgaagctgctgctgttgttctATATCAAAAAG ACCAGCCTGCTGCGGAACTGCCAGTCCCCCAGCAAGCCCTGGCAGGCCTCACGCATGAGCACCGTGTTCATCACTCTGCTGTGCTTCCCCTCCTTCTTGGGTGCAGCTGCCTTCCTCTCCTACACCATCTGGTC GATGCAGCCATCAGAAACCTGCGGTCCCTTCCGGGGGCTGGAAACCATCTACGAGTCAGGGAAGAGGTGGGTGCTAGTGCTGGAGAAGTCCAACCCCAACATCACCTGGTTTGCCTGGGTCTACCAGCACCTGTTGGAGAACACATGCCTCCTGTTCTTCCTGTCTGTGGCCCTGAT AGCTGTGATCTACTTCAACATCCAGGTGGTGAGAGGCCGCCAGAGGGTCAtctgcctgctccaggagcagatTGCCAAT GAAGGGGAGGATAAGCTGTTTCTCATGCAGAAGCTGCGCTCCGTGTACGAGCAGAGAGGCAGGCGTTCCTGA
- the ARL16 gene encoding ADP-ribosylation factor-like protein 16 codes for MAAGRSPPTFLLLGAAGGGKSLLVRRLRQLSAEEPAELGEPPATLPTVGTNLTDLRLPRRVTVRELGGCMGPIWPSYYSECSALLFVVDASNPTQLSSSCIQLLSVLSAAPLASVPVLVLFNKIDLPCYMSLVEMKSLFRMQDMVSCATQPITMLETSARDGTGLAEVLQWLRSALREPC; via the exons ATGGCCGCGGGCCGCTCCCCGCccaccttcctgctgctgggggcgGCCGGCGGCGGCAAGAGCCTCCTGGTGCGGCGGCTGCGCCA GCTGAGCGCCGAGGAGCCCGCGGAGCTGGGCGAGCCCCCGGCCACGCTGCCCACG GTGGGCACCAACCTGACGGACCTGCGGCTGCCGCGGAGAGTCACCGTGCGGGAGCTGGGCGGCTGCATGGGCCCCATCTGGCCCAGCTACTACAGCGAGTGCAGCGCTCTCCTG TTCGTGGTGGACGCCTCCAACCCCACCCAGCTCTCCTCGTCCTGCATCCAGCTGCTCTCGGTCCTCTCCGCAGCGCCGCTCGCCTCCGTGCCCGTCCTGGTGCTCTTCAACAAGAT TGACCTGCCGTGCTACATGTCGCTGGTGGAGATGAAGTCACTGTTCCGCATGCAGGACATGGTGTCCTGTGCCACGCAGCCCATCACCATGCTGGAGACCAGCGCCCGCGACGGCACCGGGCTGGCCGAGGTGCTGCAGTGGCTCCGGAGCGCCCTCCGAGAGCCCTGCTga